In one Gammaproteobacteria bacterium genomic region, the following are encoded:
- a CDS encoding class I SAM-dependent methyltransferase, giving the protein MAEALQPHSRAASWSRYWQGGHKDTCFLAGQAFSIREHWMSLFSSLPDNSRIVDLATGNGAVALLAAEAARDNGKSFDITGVDFARIQPDRVADNDPDLVSRVNFIADTPVENLPLADASQDVVVSQFGFEYSRTADTINEISRVLVPGGRVRMLIHATDGAVSKASQGRLKRARDICARGQLVDLARALQPASTADYAGARKDDKNLARFRSRLSTARKKYAAAPDDDVVHYVISYLTELVDRRLRVDPNDYRQAVANLQAEIKAYSLRLNAMTNAARSKKDMDTLVSQLQDSALVEGSFALLEDERGAIGWFLKAHRA; this is encoded by the coding sequence ATGGCCGAAGCACTTCAACCGCATAGCCGTGCCGCTTCGTGGAGCCGCTACTGGCAGGGCGGTCACAAGGACACCTGTTTTCTGGCAGGTCAGGCATTCTCCATCCGCGAGCACTGGATGAGTTTATTCTCAAGCCTGCCTGACAATAGTCGCATCGTTGACCTGGCGACCGGCAACGGTGCGGTTGCGCTGCTGGCGGCGGAGGCTGCCAGGGACAATGGCAAGTCCTTTGACATTACTGGCGTGGACTTTGCCAGAATCCAGCCCGACCGGGTGGCCGATAACGATCCTGACCTGGTCAGCCGGGTCAACTTCATCGCTGATACGCCCGTCGAAAACCTGCCACTGGCTGACGCCAGCCAGGATGTTGTGGTCTCACAGTTCGGCTTTGAATATTCAAGGACAGCCGACACTATTAATGAAATTTCCCGTGTGCTGGTCCCCGGCGGTCGCGTCCGCATGTTGATTCATGCGACTGATGGCGCCGTCAGCAAGGCCAGTCAAGGCCGGCTGAAGCGGGCGCGGGATATCTGCGCCAGAGGCCAGCTGGTTGATTTGGCTCGTGCACTGCAGCCCGCGTCAACCGCCGACTATGCTGGTGCGCGCAAGGACGACAAGAACCTAGCCCGTTTCAGGTCGCGTCTCAGCACCGCCCGGAAAAAGTATGCCGCTGCGCCGGATGATGACGTGGTCCATTACGTCATAAGTTACCTGACTGAACTGGTCGATCGTCGCCTCCGCGTCGATCCGAATGACTACCGGCAGGCGGTTGCAAATCTGCAGGCGGAGATAAAGGCTTATTCGCTGCGGCTGAATGCCATGACGAATGCTGCCCGGTCCAAAAAAGACATGGACACGCTGGTCAGCCAGTTACAGGACTCCGCACTGGTCGAGGGCAGTTTCGCGTTGCTTGAAGATGAGCGTGGAGCCATCGGCT